From one Fervidobacterium thailandense genomic stretch:
- a CDS encoding transposase produces MLELLSKFPSKQAIIKNEEQVIQLLTSFRNWNEQKAKAFVNAIKRSIGRKDKHQVAQTIILSITQQLKQIKEQIQSIDDQIKQMMEQFDQTNFPDIPGMGDTTKATIISEVGDIEKFESKEKFVSYIKHKTQGNIEKREQSAEKDILQLSDKSDKVDREVQEEIPRANIKWQKAKASDNSHSEEIS; encoded by the coding sequence TTGCTTGAGTTGCTGAGCAAATTCCCTTCAAAACAGGCTATCATCAAGAACGAAGAACAAGTCATCCAACTGCTTACTTCTTTCAGGAACTGGAACGAACAGAAAGCCAAAGCGTTTGTCAACGCAATCAAACGTTCCATTGGTAGGAAAGACAAACACCAAGTTGCACAAACGATCATCCTCTCGATCACTCAGCAACTCAAGCAAATCAAAGAACAAATCCAAAGCATCGATGATCAAATCAAGCAAATGATGGAACAATTCGATCAAACAAACTTCCCTGATATCCCTGGTATGGGTGATACGACAAAAGCAACGATAATTTCTGAAGTGGGAGATATTGAAAAGTTCGAAAGCAAAGAGAAATTTGTCTCGTATATAAAGCACAAAACACAAGGGAATATCGAAAAAAGGGAACAAAGTGCTGAGAAGGATATTCTACAACTTAGCGATAAGAGCGATAAGGTTGATAGAGAAGTACAAGAAGAAATACCGAGAGCTAATATCAAGTGGCAAAAAGCCAAAGCAAGCGATAATAGCCATAGCGAGGAAATTAGCTGA